The Sardina pilchardus chromosome 5, fSarPil1.1, whole genome shotgun sequence DNA window TTCCATTAGAATGAAACAATGGAAGCAAGCTAGCAATGTTTTGTCGTCTACATTCATTGTGCTTTAGTGATCCATCCACAAACATCTGGAGAGGAATGCAGACTGTGGGGCCTAATAAATGTTTGGTTTGCAATAAGAGTACCAaggtcaacaacaaaaaaggaatAGTAGGAAACAGTGTCAAACAGACCATGCAAACAGTCGTTTAATGTTTCGGAAGTAGGTGTTAATCTctttttgacaaaaaaatgtaCGATGGCCCAATCTTTGTTTCAAGCACAATAGGGGAACCCATTGGATCCAGCATTGGATATGGTATTTTAGCCTATATGTGCCATAGATAAGGCTATTACCTTCATGGTGGGCGTCTTTATAATGGAATCTAGGAATTTGTGATTTTCGGCCTCCTCCTCTGGGGTAACAATCTCTGGTTCTCCAGTATCGCTCACGTAGTTATCCAACAACGAGATGAAAGCTGTTAAGACACAACGCAAACTCAGACTAGAGAACAGTCAGACATGCTCAATCTGTTGCATCATGGACCAGAAATGACATAGTCAAACTTCTGTTAGGCAGCagttgtatatactgtatatacagtaactAAGATGGCCATACAGTATAGTGCCATAAATAATGTTGCCACATTCTTTTATATACACAATTGAAGAACATGTACATTTAAAGACAAAAGGTACAGAAGAAGACACTTATCTAAATAATATGGTACTCAGGTCAGTCCAACTACATAACATGGTTTCCATGTCAGATTTGGCAGACTAGGATTTACTTTTATTCTCTCCTCAACAAAGAATATATATaacaatgagagagaaagaatgaacatCTGATGAGAAAGAAAACCCTTGATTGTTCCCACTCTACTCTGCTCAGCACGAACAGCCTTAACAATTACACTGAGGCAATGCAGTATGTGCAGCCATTGTTTTCCCAATGATATACCTGCACTGGAGGTTGGTTTGTGAATCCCTCAGAACAGAATTTTGACTGGAGGGATCAAATTAAACAGTTGTTTCACACGCTGAACTCCTACCCATGAAGGTCTCCTTTTTGAAAATGCTTTCATCAACAAATGAGAACAAAGGTAACCCAATCCCATCTTGGTCGTCATTCATAGACGCAACATATCCCGCTTTTCCCTGCAGAAGAACACAAGAGTTGAAATTCTGGTTAGTCTTATCCGGTATGGTCTGATGAAGAGCCGAGGTGCTCGAAACATCACTGGGGATTGAACTCCAATAAATCAAAGCAAGCTGAGAGTAAGTGtccagaacttttttttttacattagttATCCAGTATGCCCACCACCTTGTTTCACAATGTCATACAATCTAGTATTGCTCATCACCTCAAAGTTCTGTAAGATTTTACAAATCATTTCAAAACAAAACCACGCTAAGAACCATGGTCCTAGCACATAGGTTATTTGTTggattgtgtgcatgcgtgtctgcGTCTGGGACATGGCAACAAAGAATGGATGGTTCTGATGCTTCCAGTGGCTATGCTAAGCAAAAGACTGAAACTGGATCAATGTTGACCTCTGACTTTTTGTTcagcgaacaaacaaacagaccgaCACTGCTGCATTCATCACACAGGTATACACAGCCTAGAGTGTCCGCTTGCCAAATAATGGACACAGTGGTTGAACCATAACATCCAAATAAATCCAAAATAGGTACCGAACCTGCAGTGAGATGCGGTAGTCGGTCCCTGGTTTTAACCGATTGACGTCGTTATCCCAGAGCTCCTGCGCCATGGCAGACAGCTCCCTGTCGCCCTCAATCATGAGGGAACACTGAGGCTCGGGCTCCAGTGTAACGGTTCCTTGAAGTGAGAGTAGGGAAACACGTTCAGCTCCAAAGGCCTGGTAGTGTTGATCTGGTTTGTTGTAAGAGATCTCTCAATAAATAAGTAAACACTGCCAATTAAAGAGGGTCACCCACAAATTATTtgagatgtactgtaccacTGAATCTATGTACAGCCACAGGGCATCTAAGCACCTGAATCAGCAGGTAGATAACATAACAGATCCTCCAGCTTCCAATTTTAAGGACACATCAGATATGAAGAACAATTCTTAACAAAAAAAGCAGTAATTCCCCAAGTGCCACTACATAACATAGTGCTttcataatacaaaaaaaaaaaacattactgcAGTAGTCGAGACACACTAAGAAATGTACCACTAACATAGTCGTAGTTGAAATTACCTTTGGTCTCTAGTTGTAGAAGGTCAAAACTGAGGtagcacacacctgcactgtcTTGGTTGACTGTTGGCAGTATCTCAAGGGAAAACAGTTACATTTGCTGGCGTAGTATTGTATGGGGGGGGGAAAGACACCGAGTGTGGCTGGCTGTTCTACCCAATGAGGACAGGCTGTTCTAAAGGGTTGTTCGGTGTCAGCAACTCTAGCCAAAGGGATTAAAATGGGTTGAAGTGCTTTTGACTCTAACGCTACAATGCaaactctgtctttgtctctctcaggGGGGTATTGTTCATTTGCAGGCACAGTGTTCATTTGCACCTCCCAAACTCTGCCCCCAACTCTGCCCTGTCCGAGCACACCACAGACTCGGCCCCCGATGTCACACCGGTCGTATTTCATTAAAAATGTAGGCCGAACTTACCTACATCATCGCAGGACACCGAGAAAGGTCTGTATGATGAGTGGAATTGGGAGCTGAATGATTCATAAAAGGCTTGTAAAACATGCAACAACTACCTGTCAATACAAGCAGACTTTGTGAAACCAGACCATCAGCAAACATTACATATAGCGATAACAGACTGAATCTTCCTTGATTTTCccttaccaaaaaaaaagacagaatttCCATGACATGAATGGTTCAATATACCGACCAACAATTTCAGAGTAGCTGCGTAGCGTTCAAGAATCTTGCATGGAATAAATGGGCATTGAATAAACAAGGTTAGGCTAACCACAGCCACTTAAGCAAGCACTAAAGCTAATAATGAGATACACATGAATGCTGCATGGAAATATTTACTGAGTAATTCTGAAACAATTCTGGTCTGGAATAGACTTCATCCAATTTCCATGATATTTCAGAAATTCCATAACCCGTAGCCTTTTTactttcaatcacacacactgtaacaaaCAGCATGTGCCTGTATGAAACaacaatgaataaatgcaaatgacACAGACATTTCTAACATTTCATTTGGATTTACTTCATGTTTGAAGCACAACATCCCTGAAAATACAGAAACATATATTTGCATATAGCTCATTGAAAGGATAACTCATGAAGCAATCACGCATGTATGACCAAAATCATTATTCCCTTCGTTCTTGATCACATGATAACTTtttggaaaaaataaaatatgttgacCCAAATCAGATATTGATTGTGTTCTGAATCTGAACATTACCAATGCAGTCTGAACAGACAACTGGGTAACAGTATAGTCGGTCACAAAGCATGACATTCCGCCTTAACCACTATTATAAAACTTGATTTACTCCAAAGACATCCCTCAGCTTTAACATGATATTTTACCATTCataccaaaaaaaacaaaaaaaaaacatacagaaaATGAGGAGCAGCAACATAGTCTGGGAACACACCTGGATATTAGAGGGAAGAGTCTCACAAAGGTAACTAAAATAATCCTGGCTTGAACTCAAAGTCTTTTTCTTGTTCAACTCCATGTGAGCGATTTGCTTAGCTTGCTTTGTGAAACCCAACTCTGGCACACTGGGTAAAGTGCAGTTAGTGTATCCACAAAGAGTGAGGGACAGAGATCCTAAATCTCATCTTCGTCGATCCAAAAGCCTTCGTCTTGTGCGTCGTCCACATCCATTCCTTGAAACAGCCTGAAAGAAGAGGACCAGATCCAAGATCACGATTGGTTTTCTCCCCCAACAATTTATCAATCAACGTGtatcatgtaaaatgtgtgtggcGGTCTGTAACTCACTGGTTGAAACAGGGTGAGGCGCGGTTGCTGAAGTGGGCATAGGGGTCCGCTCTGGGGAGCATATTCAGACAGATCCAGCAGAAGTATTGCTTGCAGCTGCTGCAAGTCATCTTGTTGCAGCCATCGACTTTCTGCAGAAAACCCCCAGAGGTCAATCCATTATACAAAACCGAAGTTAAACTGTTGCAGATCAGACAATAACAAACTGAAAACACACTGGGTGACTCTGGTGACTTCAGAATCTTCTGTattgtgttctctttctctttgaaagtgcgcatgtgtgtgtgtgtgtgtgtgtgtgtgtgtgtgtgtgtgtaatggctaATTCTATGAAATGGTCACCTGTATGTTTGTGCCACAGAAAGGGCAGCCTTTACAGTTATCCTTCAGCCACTCGCTGCTGTAGGACTCCTCCACTATCCTCTGGATCACATGTTTCCCGTAGCGTTGCTCCATAAACGCCTTGCCGTCGGGGCTGGCACTGAGGTATTCATCACGCAAGGCTAACAGGTCCTCTGCAATCACACAAATATCAAAACATTCAACTCAGATCACACAATCTAGTGATTCACCTGTCTGGAATCTGATAGATGTTATGTATGTGGTTTTGTGTGAGGGCAAACCTGGACAAATCTGATCTAGAACTAGACAGGTTTTGGGGCTAAAATCCAGACCTGCCAGAGAGTGTTTCATCTTGCATCTTAAACTGCATTGTGGCTTTGATGTCTCTGTAAAGTGCTAGGACAGGCTGCTATGGATCTGCTTTAACTCATCTTCTATCGGGATACCCCTATGTAGCCCTACCTCATGCACAGAGGCACAGGATAAAAAGGGAACTTAGGTAAACAAGCTGCTGCGTATATGCTGACTATAGTATGGCTAGAGCGCTGGGATCGGTCCTCACCGATCTTAGCTTCACAGGCAGACACGCCGTGGTAGCCCCTGTTGCACACGTGGCAGAAGGCAAACTTGCAGGCCGGGCAGATGGCCAACTTGGTCTCCGGCTCCAGCATCACTGCTACTCGGCACGCCGAGCGAGGGCAGTACACGACATCTGGCATTCCGTCGAGGCTGGACTGCAGGAGGAGGCGGTCGTAGCGGGCAAACTCGGCCTCTCCGACCAGCTTTTTCACCTGCAGAGGAGACGCAGATccataacacagcacacatactaAAGAGTGGCAACAAAAGGAGTAAAGATACAGGCAGGCCACACTGATTTGGTAGTgccacacacaaatcaaattgTGTGCACACCCTAAGAGTGCATTCAGTGAAAGTGGAAACTCCTCCAGGTGAACTAGCATCACACAGGTTTCACAcaggttacaaacacacacacacacacacacacacacacaaacacacacaatacatacattgcacaatacacaaatacacaaatccCTGCTTTTTTTAAGCAAGGGACAAAGTTCAAAAGGCAACACAGAACAGGTTGTCACCCCAGGAGACCTGCTGGCCATTCAGACTTTTGTTCAAGCCCTAAACACACACGGCTATCTCAGAACAGAATCGGAACAAAATCAAAGGGTGATAGGTCAGATTTAGTGACACAAGCTCTAGCTGCAGATTAGCTATTCGATGTCCACACCACAACTATCAGATCTTTTGTGTTGCATTATGTGCAGATACTCCAGAGGCAGAGGCATGGTATTAATTAAAAGCTTTGcacttgaaaacaaaacaaaacaaaattgcAGTTACACATGGAATATAAACGTAAACGTATCTGATACCTGTTCAGGCGTGGCGATAGAGGTACATTTGGGTTCAGGGCAGGAAAGGCACTGAACATTTCCGTCTCGAATCTGGATGGTGAAGTACTCAGCCATGCACTCATTGCAGTAGACGTGATTGCAAATCTTGAAGTATAGGCAATCTGCACCCAGTTTCTCCATGAAACAAATGCCACAGTTCAACATCTTCAAATTGAACACCTTCTGCCACTGCTCTTCGTTGAAGTCGAGAAGCTGGGCAGCGAGGTCATGCTCATGGTCCAGGTCGACGATGGCGCGGGGGTCAAGACAGCCGTCTGGGGTGTCCTCTTGCGTGACGCCGTCCGGCTTGGTGCCTGACCCCGTGGCGCTGCTCTTGTGTTGAGTCTTGCCATGCGTGACCACCAGAAGGGGCGACTGGATCTCCAGGAAGCCCAGCGCCTCCTCCTTCAGGAACTGGATCCAAGTGAAGAGGACGACGCAGCCCTCGTTCTCCTCCCACAACTCGTCCAAGCGCTTGCAAAGTGCTGACAGCTACGTGTGTTCAACAGAGAGTGAATGTTATGTTATGCTAAAGGAATGATGTTATGTTGAGTATAAAGACTATTTCTTGTGAGCTACATGGAACAACTGCAATATGCAACAACCTTGTGAACATTCCTGAAGATTCAATACAGTCAATACAGTCCACTTGCTCGTGGAACAATATTGTCACCTCACCTGGGTCCTTTGAAGCCATTTGGACCTCAGTGTAAAGATTGGTGGGGAAGATGATGGGTAATCCTCAGGTAGCTCAAATTTCAGTACAATAGGAGGTAAGAAAGAGACAGCATGTGTTTGCTCCACTCCTGTGAAAGGATTCAACATCTTTATGACATGTATAGTACTAATGAGTGTACGTGTATGCTGAGTATGTGCATGAAACGTCAGAATAGCAGCAGTCCGTTACCCTGGAAAACCAACTTGAAATCCGAAGGAAGATCCAGACACAAGTGTACTTCACCCTGATCATCAGATTCAACCCTGCGGAAAACGTCTTCGTCGTAAATACTTGCTAAAGCAAGCATTTCATTCTCCCTTTCTTCCCGAGCATCCGCCATTTGGACTACAAGTCAACACAGAACAGAAGTGTTTCCATAAAATAATGCATGATGTGCGTCCTCATCTGTAGattagtttacatgcaacctATGCAACTATTGCAAACTATGCACATGATAGATGACATCTTTCATGATATAACTTTGACGTCATCAATGACAGACAaattattagacattctctggttctACTCAACTGTCTAGAAACGTTAGCTCTAGCTTAAAGTGAAGTACTGAAATATCACTGTGTAACGTTATTATTAGAGATACTGATTAGTTAAGTGTGGCTCAGGTAGATGATTTCAAATGTGGCAACAGCAATACAACGATAGCTTAACATGACGTAAGCTAGCACACACTTCTGTGGCATAATTTAGCATGGCTAACGACGATGCATAGCATGCTAGCTAGCTATGCAAGGCTATCCCAATTCAAATTGACTGATATCCAGCTGTATCAAAGAGTAGAAATAAGTATACGTCTTATTTCACTACTTGTGTCAATGTGCCTAGTAAATATACAGTTCGTTCAATCAAGTCAAGGTAACTTAACGTTACTTTGATAGCTATCTCAACTTAGCTAAAGGTGATCCCTCCCTAGTCAAATGTTAACTTAGCTATCATCAAAACACCCCATAGCATCAGGCAACACAGTGATCTATCTTTcaaaagacagacaaaacaTATATTCGATTATTGTTGGTATCACACGGTCGCTTATTCCTAAGCATACATGTTAATAAGAGCTTAATTACCCTATAGTTGGCCCTCATATAGCGAAGCCGGTGGGACTGCTTCTCAGGGAAGGCAGCTGTTCATCCCGACCCTCGACCTGGTGTGACAGCATTACTCACACCGTGACGTAACGTTGCCACCTACTGGAGTTACTTAGTAGTAAACTCAAAATTAGATCAGGCCTGTTTCGTCATTACATCTTTGTATCTGACGTGTAAATATTTTTGTCTTGTCAAATAGTTATTCGACATTTGCATAGTGTAGGCATACTGTCATCTGACACTAGATCCCTGCTTTAATGTTTTCTCGATGCAATCATCTGAGATCCCTCTTTTCCAGAGTACTGCTAATAGACTAAAATAAGACTCACGCTGCCTCTTTACCAAGGGTACAGAAACGTATAGACCTACAACTACTACTGGAAAAGTTCAACTTGTCTTGACTTTCTTATCCAAATCAATCAAAGATTGAATAAGGAAAGGAAGAAGTCAGAATCTCTGAATATCCTGTCCTAAAAGGTATGGGTCGTTCCTCAGAAAGCAGAATTCAGGTTGCTATGTGACTGTACACCAAAAAAGGTGTCTTTTATTTGTTGAGCAGTGATACAGAgtagaaaaaaaatgtcaagtcCAGCCCTGGAGGTTGTTTTCCTTTACTTAACACTGAAATACTGCATAACAGTGACCAAGGTCTGCTTCAACATAGAGTGATTTGTTTATAAATGTGACACTAAAATACATATCTTACAACACTATAATTTAGACAAACAAGCTTGGCTTGCACATAACCTCACCATCTCATCACTGAAAATCTGTCATTAAAACTTTACCTAGCATCCCATATTTACATATAGTGTGTGGAGGCAGCTTGAGATCAGAAAACACAAGTCTTCATGTTGTGAACTCAATCTCCACATGTATGTACTATAATAGATACATTAGACAGTATCTTCATGATTATCTAGTGGGCTTATGACCATTTTGGAACATGGGGGTTGCAAGTATTCTAGAACTACACTGAGCCACAATTCTGCCAGCTGCTTTGCCAAGCAAGAAATATATCAtgattttcttcttctttttttttaaggaataTGCATCTGTAAATCCACAGTTAAATTCAGCCCATTCTTATTTTTCTAGGATGAAAATGCAACAATTAGATGGGTGCAGGGATATTCTACAGGGATTTTCAAAACCAAACAGCTGAAATCAGCACTATTTTCTCATCTGGTGAAGCAGGGTCTTCACGTTCCCAAAAATGTCAAACACATAACCTTGACATTTTTTGGGATATACCTATGAGGGGATCAAAATAACTTAAACTGACATGAATATGTTTCTACATTCTACAACCCACTATGCCAAAAAAAATTCACCACATAATGATGACATAATTACATCCACTAAGCGTTCAGAAAATAGATGTTGTCTTTGCTGTTTGGTTTTAAACTTTGACCGAATATATTTGTCAAATAATTTTAatagacaacaaaaacaaaaaaagggggaaaaaaagaaaaacagtacAGTAGACAGACAGGTCTAGAATGCAAATTAGCCTAGAAATGCCCTAACGACCAGGGGGCACAGGAAGAACAGAAGAGTCCATCAGGTGTTGAAGCACAAACATAGACCTTGGCGAACCAGTGCTCACACGCAGGGCACCGTCAGGTTTAATCGAGGTCCATTTGGGGCTTGCTCTCCATGGACTCGGGCCCTGGCTGAGCGGCGCCGCCTTTCTGTGGACTTCCGGTCTGGGCCTCGCCGGCCTGCTGTCCGTTCACTGGGCCATTCTGCTCCGCCTTGTCGTCCTTGGGAAGCTCCACTTTGGGCTTGGGCTTGGTGACGATGGGGGAGCAGACATCCAACAGTTCCTGTGGGGATCGAAGCGGGAGGATAAAGGTGAAGAAGCAATACCAACCACATTGAAGATTCCATACATTCGTTaagtgagggagacagaaacaacatactacatcacacacatgcatcacacacatgcagattcaCCGATTCTCAGTAacattaattgaattgaatcactgaatgactttattgtttatCTGCTATTCTCCCATTTagtcattatttattttcaatagcTTTGCCTattttgatattgtttattgtttatgttgctattctCTTTAGTCGAAACTATagtctgatcaactgctaaatctaattattgtatttttttgtttgtatgtcgctttggacaaaagcatctgctacagTAAGCAACGTAACCGTAActgtaaccgtaaccgtaacaTTAGctatgtgtgttctgttgtaACTATTACAGAATTATTAATTTTGTCCTGACCAATGCTTCGTGCTTTTTGATTTCTACCAAGAATTA harbors:
- the rnf14 gene encoding E3 ubiquitin-protein ligase RNF14, translated to MADAREERENEMLALASIYDEDVFRRVESDDQGEVHLCLDLPSDFKLVFQGVEQTHAVSFLPPIVLKFELPEDYPSSSPPIFTLRSKWLQRTQLSALCKRLDELWEENEGCVVLFTWIQFLKEEALGFLEIQSPLLVVTHGKTQHKSSATGSGTKPDGVTQEDTPDGCLDPRAIVDLDHEHDLAAQLLDFNEEQWQKVFNLKMLNCGICFMEKLGADCLYFKICNHVYCNECMAEYFTIQIRDGNVQCLSCPEPKCTSIATPEQVKKLVGEAEFARYDRLLLQSSLDGMPDVVYCPRSACRVAVMLEPETKLAICPACKFAFCHVCNRGYHGVSACEAKIEDLLALRDEYLSASPDGKAFMEQRYGKHVIQRIVEESYSSEWLKDNCKGCPFCGTNIQKVDGCNKMTCSSCKQYFCWICLNMLPRADPYAHFSNRASPCFNQLFQGMDVDDAQDEGFWIDEDEI